ACCGACGTGCCGCCTGCGGTCGCGGTGTCGGCCACCTGGAGTCCGGGCAGCTCCCACATCTGAGTGGGTGCGGGTTCTCCTCCCAGGGCCGTGGCGTCTCCGACGAGGCGCCAGGCCTCGCCGTGGCGGGCGACCACGAACTGGGTGCCGACGACCACCTCGGCCTCGTCGACTCCCGGGACCCCCTCACCGCCGAGCGCATAGCGCAACTCCACCGGAGCGACCCACGAGTCCGAACTCCCCCGGCATCGAGGAGCTCCTGCAACTCACCGGGTACGAGCACCTCCGCCTCTTCGGTGGGCGCAAGCTGATAACCGAACCGTGCAAACCGCAGGGTGCCGCTGCGACCGTTCCGCGGCGTGAACCGGCTGGGCGCGAAACCCGCGGCGGCCGTGACGAATCTGTCCTTGAACGCCGGGGTGGCAGCGGTGTCGACGAGGGTGCCGATCGCCCGCACATCCCCGGAACGCACCGCTTCGGTGAGCGCGTCAAGCAACCGCGTCACGCCCGCCGCTCGATCACGCTCGTAGACGTTGACCGCGGTGCTCGACGACACGGGCGCGGCGGACGAGCCGGGCCCGCCGGGCACATCGACCGTGCCGCACGCGGTGGCAACTGCGATGACCAGAACGACCACGGCCGAGACGAGGCCGGCGCGCCCGCGCGGTGAGGTCACCGGTGGGACTAGAACCGGCGGGCAGAGTTGTACGGTCCGGCCTCGTCGAGCGGCTCGACCTTGACCGGAACGCCGAAGGTCGAGGCGTGGATGACATAGCCGTCACCGACGTACATACCGACGTGATGGGCATCGGGATAGTAGATGACCAGGTCACCGGGCTTGAGATCGTTCTTCTCGACCGGCTGACCGCCGGCCATCTGCGCCTGACTCGATCGCGGGATGGTCTTGCCGGCCTGCCGGAACGCCCACACCATGAGTCCCGAGCAGTCGAACGAATTCGGTCCGGTGGCGCCCCACACGTAGGGGTCACCGATCCGGGTGAGCGCGGCGTGGGTGGCGATCAGTCCGGCGGCGGTGCCCTTGGGCACCAGTCGCGGATCGAAGTCGAAGGTCGGACCGCGCAGAGCCGCCAACTGCTTGCCGGTCATCGACTTGTAGATCGACCGGATCTGGATCGCCTGGAGCTGCAGGTCGGCTTGCTTCGTCTGAAGGTCACCACGGACCCGTTCGGCGCGGGAGACCGCCTCGGAGGCGGCCACCGCCGTGCGCTCGGCATCCTTCTTCGCGATGGCGGTCCTGGCCCGTACCTTCTTGATCGCGGTCAGGTCCACCGACGCCTGACGCGAGATCATGTCGAGACCCGACATCTGGTCCAGGAGCGCCTGCGGGGAGTCGCTGACCATCACGGCGTACAGCCCGCTGACCCGCGCGCCCTGATAGCTGGCGCGGACGATCGCGTCGACTCGGTTCTGGTGCACGGCGAGCTGGGCGCGGCTGGTGTCCAGCGTCTGCTGCGCCTCGGCCGCGGCTTTCTTGGCCGCCGCCACGATGCCGCGCTGCTTGTCGTACTCGATCTTGGCGTTGTGCATCGCCTCGGTGGTCTTCTCCGCGTCGATGCCCAGTTGCTTGTAGCGGTCGAGCAGCTGATCGGCCGAGCGCGCGGGCACCGCACGGGCGTCCCCGACGCCGCCGGCGACGGTCGGTGCCAGAACGGCGAACGCCGACAGGACACAGAGCGCCACCATCAGCGGACCCGAACGCATCCTCGGCCGCGTCGCGCGACCACGCCCCTCCCCGATCAGCACGGTCTACTCACTCCCTCGTGTGTGCTCGTCGATCCCTGAGCATCCCGGGCCCCTGCACCCGTACCCCGCGTCCCGCCGACCACCCTAGGCGGCCGACCGGCCCCCGGGACTGGTTCGGGCGGATCGCAATCCACGCGATCCGCCCGTCCAGAGACCTTCGTGCTCAGTCTGTTCGTGTTCAGTTGTCGTCAGTACCGACGGATGCCCGTCAGGGTCCACTCCTTGACGGCGTCGCGCTTGACCGGCGTGCCGTAGTTGGACGAGTGGACGAACTGACCGTTGCCGACGTAGATGCCGGCGTGGCCGCCACCGTTGAAGATCATGACGTCGCCGGGCTTGGCCTCGGAGTACGACACCGCGCGTCCGCCGCCGAGCTGGCCGTAGCTGTCGCGCGGGATGTTCTTGCCGGCCTGCTTGTAGGACCAGTAGACGAGGCCCGAGCAGTCGAATGCGTTGGGGCCGGCGGAGCCGTAGGAGTACGGCGCACCGATCTTGCTCTCGGCGGCCTTCACCGCCTTCTGACCGGCGGTCAGCTGCGGCTGGCCCAGGGGCGCGCCGCCACCCTGCGGGCGGAACTGCTGCGGGATCTGCTCCGGCGCGATACCCGGCACGGTGAACTGCCCCAGGTTGGGGATCTCGACCGTGGCGGCGGGCGACTTCTTCACCGGCGTGGCCTCAGGCGCGGGCTTGGCCTCCGGGGCCTTCGCGCCGGGCAGGGCCGGGATCTCGAAAGTGCCCAGCGGGGTGTGGACCGGGGCGGCGAGAGCAGGGCCGGCGGCTGCGGCGAGCGAACCGAGTGTGATCGATCCAGCGATCACCGCCTTCTTGGCGACCGTGCTGCCACGATTGGGCTGTTCCAAACGATGTTTGGCCACGAAGCGAGTTCTCCTTCAGATCTTCCTCTACCGCCGACCGAGTTAGCTGTCGGGTTCGGGCCGGAAGAGTGGCCCTACACGTTTTTCGCGCATGAGGTATCCACTGGACACTCATGCGTGGCAACGCGATTCACCCCGATTCGGATCGGCTTCGACCGAGTCGCATCAGTGGTGATGCGCTCCGACGAGCCCGTCCGAAGGTTGTGGTTCCCCGGTTCGCCCGCGAGGGCGATTGAGCGGTGACTACTGCGGACCACTTCTGTTGAAGCGGGACGCTCCGCAAAGGTCTCAGAAAGGTTACGAAATCGGATGCGCTCTGTCCACCAGGCGACAGACAGCCAAACCTCGGCCGCTTCTCAGCCTGCCCTGAGGACGGTCACAGAGGCGCGTCGATCCGGCACCTGAACTGCGGTTTTGGCGGATCTTGCAGATCGTGCAGCGGCGCTGGTCACCATTGCAGCAGCCTGCAGAACGTCGATGGCGAGGTCCAGTTCGGCATCCGCGTCCGAGGTGGCCGCCGTTACCGAAACTCCACCTTCGTGCGGCATATCGTCCCAGCTCGGACCACCAAACAGCACTGTCATCATGCACCCGTCGCAAGCGACGGGACGAGCCGGGCAGCGCGCACAATCGACGTACATAATGTGATCTCCATCTCATCTGGCGAGGGCGGGCCGCGTCGGCCCCGTTACGGGTCGGTGTGACCGTGAGAAGACCGCATTTCTCACGTCCAGGTGGAGACTAGGGGCGCCCACCGACAAGTCCGTCGAACAGCGATCGACACAGCAGTCACACGGGTCACACGACACGATGTCGGAGCGTCGCGGTCGCGATGTCGGTGGATCGAACTAGTGTTCGCCGGGTGACGCAGACCAGCGTGGACGGCTCGCCCGCGGGGCAGCTCACCTTCGCCGACCTGGAGGCCGCCGACCAGGGGGCCACGGGTGAGACGTCGAACGAGTTCAGCGACCGGTCGCTCTTCGAGACGACCCTCGTCGTCGTCGACCTCGAGACCACCGGGTCAGACCCGGTCCGCGACCGGATCACCGAGATCGGCGCGGTCAAGATCCGCGGCGGCGAGGTGGTCGGCGAGTTCGCCACGCTGGTCGACCCCGGCCGGCCGATCCCCCCGCAGATCGTGACCCTCACCGGCATCACCACCGCGATGCTGACCGACGCCCCCCGGATCGAGTCGGTGCTGCCGTCGTTCTTCGAGTTCGCCCGCGGCTCGATCCTGGTGGCCCACAACGCTCGTTTCGACATGGGTTTCCTCCGGCAGAACGCGATCCGGCTCCACCTGCCGTGGACGTTCAGCCTCAGCCTGTGCACGGTGACCATGGCCCGGCGCATCCTCAGCCGTGACGAGGCGCCGACGGTCAAGCTCAGCGCGCTCGCCGACCTGTTCGACGTCTCCGTGCGGCCCACCCACCGGGCGCTCGACGATGCGCGCGCCACGGTGGAGGTCTTCCACCGGCTCCTCGAGCGCGTCGGCAATCAGGGCATCGCGACAGTCGGCGACCTGACGTCGTATCTCCCGAAGACCGACCCGCGCCTGCGCGCCAAACGCGCACTCGCCGACCATGTCCCGGCCCGTCCCGGGGTGTACCTGTTCCGCGGCCCGTCGAACGAGGTCCTCTACGTGGGCACCGCGGTGGACCTCCGCCGCCGGGTCCGGTCGTACTTCAGTGGCAACGACCCGCGCCGCCGCATCGCGGAGATGGTGCTCCTCGCCCAACGGGTCGACGTCGTGGAGTGTTCCCACGCCCTGGAGGCCGCCGTCCGCGAACTCCGGCTCCTCGGCGCGCACGCACCGGCGTACAACCGACGATCGACCCAGCCGCACAAGGGTTGGTGGGTGACCCTGACCGAGGAACGCTTCCCCCGGCTCAAGGTCAGCCGAACACCCACCGACGAGTCGATCGGCCCGGTGGGCAACCGCAACAACGCGGCGACCGTCGCCGACGTGATCTCGGCGGCCGCCGGTCTGCGCACGTGCACGACACGGCTCGGCGCGACGGGCTACCACTGGTGTCCCGAGGCCGATGGGAGGCGGCGGCCGGGGTCCTGCCGGGCGGCCACGGCGCAGCCGCAGACGGTGCCGGACTACTCTCCCCGGGTCACCGCGGCCCGCCGGCTCATGCGAGGTGAGGCCGACGAACTCCTCGACGGCCTCACCGCGCGCCTCACCGACCTTGCCCAGGCCCACATGTTCGAGACCGCGGCGCGGCATCGGGACCGTCTCGCGCTCACGATCGACGCCCTCGCCCGCTGCCAGCGACTGGCCGCGCTGTGCGCGATCGCCGAGATCGTGGTCGCCCGGCCCGACGGTGAACGCGGCTGGCAGTTCGCGGTCATCCGGTACGGACGGCTCGCCGCCGCCGGGCGCGCTCGACGCGGAGTCTCGCCCATGCCCGTCGTCGACGCGCTCGTCGCGGCCGCGGAGACCGTGTTACCGGGCCCCGGTCCGCTGCGGGGCGCGCCGGCCGAGGAGGTCGGCCTCGTGTACCGCTGGATGACCGAACCGGGCGCGCGCATCGTGTCGACGAGTGAGCCGGTCGCCCTGCCCGCCGGCTCCGCCGAACGCCGGCTCGGGTGGTCGCAGTCGGCGCACGACGCACGTGCGGCCAGACCCGTCGCCGACTCTCGCACACGGCAGGCGAGCTGAGGGCCACGCACCACTAGGCTGGCGACATGATCACCGCCATCGTCCTCATCCAGGCCGACATCCACCGGATCCCGGAGACCGCCCAGGCCGTCGCCGACATCCCCGGGGTCGAAGAGGTGTACTCCTGTGCGGGCGACGTCGATCTGATCGCGAAGATCCGGGTCCGTGACCACGAACAGATCGCGACGGTCGTCACCGGCCAGATCAACCGGCTACCCGGGGTTCTCAAGAGCGCGACACACATCGCGTTCCGCAGCTACTCCAGCTCCGACGTCGAGGGCGGTTTCTCCATCGGCGAGAACTGACCCGCCGAACACTGCGCCCCACAAGGATTTCGGGGCAGCGTGACCGTCAGGCGGGCGCGGCGAGCCGGCCGCTGAGCTCGGCCCACCGCTGCAGCAGGTCGGCGGCGGCACCGTTGTCGATCGCATCGGCCGCCCGCTCCTTCGCGGCGCCGAGGGCATCGGTCAGTTCCGCCGAGCTCATCGGCGCCTCCTGCTCGAACGCGACGATGGCGCCGGCCGAGTTCAGCAGCACCGCGTCCCGGACCGGGCCCGTGGTCCCGGCCAGCAACTCGCGGGCGATCGCGGCGTTGACCGTCGCATCTCCCCCCTGCAGCGCGGAGAGTTCCACGCGCGCGATCCCCAGATCCGTCGGGTCGACGGTGAGTTCGTTCACCTGCCCGGCGACGACCTGCCAGACCGTCGACGTGGTGGTGGTCGTCAGTTCGTCGAGACCGTCGTCGCCGCGGACCACCAGCGCGGAGCCGCCGCGCTCGGCGAAAGCCCGCGCCAGAACCGGCGCCAGGTCCGCGAAGGCGCAGCCGATCAGCCCCCGGCTGGGTGTCGCCGGATTGGTCAGCGGCCCCAGCACGTTGAAGACCGTCGGGATGCCGATCTCCTTGCGCGGCGGACCGGTGAAGCGGAACGCCGGATGGAACACCGGCGCGAAGCAGAAGCCGATCCCTAGTTCCGACACGCACTGCGCGACCGCGGCGGCGTCGAGGGAGATGTCGACGCCGAGCGCCTCCAGCACATCGGCACCGCCGCTCTTCGACGACGCCGCACGGTTGCCGTGCTTGACCACCGCGACGCCCGACGCAGCGATCACGATCGACGTCATCGTGGAGATGTTCACCGTGTGCGACCGGTCGCCGCCGGTCCCCACGACGTCGACGGCCGGGCGAGTGACGTCCACGAGCGTCGCGTGGTCGAGCATCGCGCGGGACAACCCGAGGAGCTCCGCCGGTGCGGCACCTTTCATCTTCACGCCGACGCCGAACGCGGCGATCTGGGCTCCGGTCGCACTGTCGGTCATGATCTCGTTCATCGCCCACGCCGCCTCGTCGGCGTCGAGGTCGAGGCGATCGGTGACCTTGCCGAGGATCTGCGGCCAGCTGAAGTCAGACTGTGCGGTGCTCACGGGGAGTCAGCATATTCGTGTTCAGAGCGGCGGACGCTGGAGGACGGCCCACTCGCGTGCGAATCCGCCGTGCCGCGAACCGAGGCTCGCCATCCGGGACCGTTCCTGCGACAGATGCATCGCGTCGAGCAACTGGACCCGCGCCAGGACCAGGACCACGAGCCGATCGTCGCGCGGCGCCGGCCTCGGCCCCCAGCGTTCGTCGTCGACGGACTCGTAACCGTCGAGCGCGGCCACCGCGGCCGCGTCGGCCCGCCGGTCGGAGGGCACCTCGACGACATGCCGGAGGATCACCTCGTCCGCGGCTCGCCACGACGACGCGTCGAGCGCCACCGAACTCGCGATGGCATCGTCGTCGGAACGGGCCACCACCTCCACCCGCTCATGCAGCGTCAGCGGACCGGCGCCGGCACGCGGGCGCAGCCGTGAGCGGAGCCGCGCCAGGCGACCCTGCTCGACGACTCGGCCGTTGAGATCACGGGGCCGGGCGGCGCCGAACTGGACATGAACACACGGTAGCGAGCCGGGCGTCCGCCACACCCTTCCCGGACACGCCGAGGGTCACCCGATTCGGGCCCGGACCTGCGACGAGAGAAATAGTCGGGGGCAATTTCCGACCCGGGTGGCCACGGCTTACTACGAACCGTCATACTTCACTTGTGACAAGCGCTGTAGGTACCTCAGGAACAGCCATCACCTCGCGCGTGCACTCGCTGAACCGGCCCAACATGGTCAGCGTCGGCACGATCGTGTGGCTGTCCAGTGAGCTCATGTTCTTCGCTGGCCTCTTCGCGATGTATTTCGTCGCCCGTGCCAACTCCGCCGTCGGCTGGCCGCCGCCACCGACCGAGCTGAATCTCGCCCTCGCCATCCCGGTGACGACGATTCTCATCCTGTCGTCGGTGACGTGCCAGATGGGTGTCTTCGCCGCCGAGCGCGGTGACGTCTTCGGCCTCCGCCGCTGGTACGTCATCACCCTCATCATGGGAACGATCTTCGTGATCGGGCAGGCGTACGAGTACACCGTGCTGGTCGGCCACGGCACGACCCTCGCGTCGGATGCGTACGGCTCGGTCTTCTACATGACGACCGGGTTCCACGGCCTCCACGTGATCGGCGGTCTGATCGCGTTCGTGTATCTGCTCATCCGGACCAAGCTGTCGAAGTTCACGCCGGCGCAGGCAACCGCGGCCATCGTCGTCTCCTACTACTGGCATTTCGTCGACATCGTGTGGATCGGGCTGTTCGTCACGATCTACTTCATCCGATGACGCCGGCCCGTTCCACCACGACCGAGCGCAGCTCGATCTAACAACAGTCCGTCCCGCTTAGTAGAGAGTCACAGATGAGTTCATCTCCACCGCGTCCGTCGGATAGCGGCACCGAGGTCGGACCCGATGCCTCGGCCCGACGCTCCGCTGCACGCGACGCCGGCCGCCGCGCCAAGGCCCGACGCAAGCTCCGTCGGCGCGCAGGCGGCACCATCGTGCTGCTGGCCGGCCTCGTCATGGCGGGTGTGCTCGCCTCGGTGCTGACCCCCGAGCCGCAGGTCGCGGTCGCCGACGAGAGCAACGCCGCGATGATCGACGACGGTCGCAAGCTCTACGAGACCTCGTGCATCACCTGCCACGGCGCGAACCTCCAGGGCGTGCCCGAGCGCGGTCCCGCACTTCTCGGTGTCGGCGACGCCGCCGTGTACTTCCAGGTGTCGACCGGACGTATGCCGGCGGCGCGTGGTGAGGCGCAGGCCCAGCGCAAGCCGGCCAAGTTCACCACCGAGCAGATCGACCAGCTCGGCGCCTACATCCAGGCCGAGGGTGGCGGACCGCAGGTGCCGCGCAATGCCGACGGCACCGTCGCGATGGAGTCACTGCGCGGCGACAGCATCGGACGCGGCAGTGAGCTGTTCCGATTGAACTGCGCGTCGTGCCACAACTTCACCGGTCGCGGTGGCGCACTGTCCTCGGGCAAGTTCGCGCCGAACCTCGACGGGGTGAACGAGGCGCAGATCTACACCGCGATGCTGACCGGTCCGCAGAACATGCCCAAGTTCTCGAACCGTCAGCTCGATCCGGAAGAGAAGCGGGACGTGATCGCCTACGTCAAGTACGTGAGCGAGGCCAAGCCCAGTGGTGGTCTGGGCCTCGGTGGTTTCGGCCCGGTCAGTGAAGGCATGGTCATGTGGTTCGTCGGCGTCATCGCCATCGTCGCCGGCGCCATGTGGATGGGATCTCGAGCATGAGCGCGAACGACAAAGACGTCCCGTCGCGGGACGAACTCGAACAGATGAGCACCGATGAGCTCGTCAAACTCGGCACCAATCTCGACGGCGTCGAGATCATCCACCGGTCCGAGCGTTACTCGGTGCCGGGCACCAAGGTCGAGAAGCGCGCCGAGCGTCAGGTGGCCATCTGGTTCACCGTGGCCGGCGTGTCCGCCCTCGCGTGCCTCGGGATCTTCCTGTTCAACCACTGGGAATTCGCCCTCCCGGACGATCCGAACTACTGGTGGTACACGTTCAACACGCCGCTCCTCGGCGTGACGTTCGGCCTGTCGGTGTTCGCCATCGGCGTCGCGCTGATCCTCATCACCAAGAAGTTCATCCCGGCCGAGATCTCGGTTCAGGATCGTCACGACGGTGGATCGACCGAGGTCGACAAGAAGACGATCGTCGGTCTGCTCCAGGACACCGGCGCCACGTCCACCCTGGGTCGTCGCAAGATGATCATCGGCTCCGCCGGTTTCGGTCTCGGCGCCTTCGCGGTCACCGGACTCGTGGCCTTCCTCGGGGGCTTCATCAAGAACCCGTGGGCCGAGGGCCCCGACTCGCCGCTGTGGCATTCGGGATGGTCGCCGATCTACAACCCGCCGGAAGCGCCCAACGAGACCATCTACCTGCGGCGTGACACCGGCAACCCGTTCCAGGTCGCCCTGGTCCGGCCGGAAGATCTCGACGCCGGCGGTATGGAAACCGTGTTCCCGTGGCGTCGTTCGGACGGGTTCGGCGAGTCCGAGCACTCCCGCCATCTGCTGGAGGAGGGCCTGCACCAGGTCCGCAACCCCGTCATGCTCATCCGTCTGCGTCCCGAGGATGCGGCCCGTGCGGTCAAGCGCAAGGGTCAGGAGAGCTTCAACTACGGTGACTACTTCGCCTACACCAAGGTCTGCAGCCACCTCGGCTGCCCCGCCTCGCTCTACGAGCAGCGGAGCAACCGCATCCTGTGTCCCTGCCATCAGTCGCAGTTCGATGCGCTCGAGTACGCCAAGCCCATCTTCGGACCGGCCGCACGTGCGCTGGCACAGCTGCCGATCACGGTGAACAACGAGGGCTACCTCGTTGCCGCAGGCGACTTCATCGAGCCCGTCGGTCCGGCATTCTGGGAGCGTAAGTCATGAGCATCGCCGAACGCCTCGGCACTCAAGCCGAAGAAGTGGACTCGCGGTATCACCTCGCCGCGGGCATGCGTCGCCAGATCAACAAGGTCTTCCCCACCCACTGGTCCTTCATGCTGGGTGAGATCGCGCTGTACAGCTTCATCATCCTGCTGGTGTCGGGCGTCTACCTGTCGCTGTTCTTCGATCCGTCGATGACGCGCGTGGTGTACGACGGCGCCTACCAGCCGCTGAACGGCGTGATGATGACCAAGGCGTACGAGACGACGCTGAACATCTCGTTCGAGGTGCGCGGCGGTCTCTTCGTCCGTCAGATCCACCACTGGGCGGCACTGCTGTTCGCCGCGTCGATCATCATCCACATGATGCGCATCTTCTTCACCGGTGCGTTCCGACGTCCGCGTGAGGCCAACTGGATCATCGGTTGTCTCCTGCTGATCCTGGCGATGTTCGAGGGCTTCTTCGGTTACTCGCTCCCCGACGACCTCCTGTCGGGCACCGGCGTCCGCGCCGCCATGAGTGGCATCGTCCTCGGCATCCCGGTCGTCGGCACCTGGATTCACTGGGCACTGTTCGGCGGCGACTTCCCCGGCGTCATCATCATCCCGCGCCTCTACGTGCTGCACATCCTGCTCTTCCCGGGAATCATCCTGGCTCTGATCGGCGCACACCTCGCGCTGGTCTGGTACCAGAAGCACACGCAGTTCCCCGGCCCCGGCCGCACCGAGAAGAACGTCGTCGGCGTCCGCATCATGCCGGTCTTCGCCGCCAAGGCCGGCGCGATGTTCGCCTTCGTCACCGGCGTCCTGGCGATCATGTCGGGCGTCTTCCAGATCAACCCGGTCTGGAACATCGGTCCGTACAACCCGGCACAGGTGTCGGCCGGATCTCAGCCGGACATCTACATGATGTGGACCGACGGTCTGATACGTCTGTTCCCGGCATGGGAGCTCTACCTGGGCAACTACACGGTGCCGATGTCGAACTGGGTCGTGCTGATCATGACCATCATCTTCGGCCTGATGTTCGCCTACCCATGGATCGAGAAGAAGCTCACCGGCGACGACGCGCACCACAACCTGCTGCAGCGTCCCCGCGACACCCCGGTGCGGACGGCGATCGGCTCCATGGCGGTCTCGTTCTACATCCTGCTGACGATCGCATGTATGAACGACATCATCGCGTTCAAGTTCCACATCTCGCTGAACGCGACCACCTGGATCGGGCGCATCGGTCTGATCGTCCTGCCGCCGCTGGTCTACTTCATCGCCTACCGCTGGGCGCTCTCGCTGCAGCGCAGTGACCGCGAGGTCCTGGCACACGGCATCGAGACCGGCATCATCAAGCGGCTGCCGCAGGGTGAGTACATCGAGGTCCACCAGCCGCTCGGCCCGGTCGACAGCCATGGTCACCCGATCCCGCTCCCCTACGAGGGTGCGGCACTGCCCAAGCGGATGAACAAGCTCGGCTCCGCCGGTGCCCCGGGTACCGGTTCGATCCTCACGGCGGATCCGCCGGAGGAGCAGCTGCGCAACGTCGAACTCGAGCACGAGATCGAGGCCGGCGAGCGTAAGGCCCTTCGCGAGCTGCAGGCCAAGGGCGGCAACCCCTTCGGCGAGTAGTCACACGAGGTCGCACGACCCACCGCGGGCCGTCGAGCACCATCTGGTGCGCGACGGCCCGCGGTTCGTTGTGCATAGTGGCTCACGTCGACGACCGACACCACTC
The genomic region above belongs to Gordonia hongkongensis and contains:
- a CDS encoding NlpC/P60 family protein; protein product: MRSGPLMVALCVLSAFAVLAPTVAGGVGDARAVPARSADQLLDRYKQLGIDAEKTTEAMHNAKIEYDKQRGIVAAAKKAAAEAQQTLDTSRAQLAVHQNRVDAIVRASYQGARVSGLYAVMVSDSPQALLDQMSGLDMISRQASVDLTAIKKVRARTAIAKKDAERTAVAASEAVSRAERVRGDLQTKQADLQLQAIQIRSIYKSMTGKQLAALRGPTFDFDPRLVPKGTAAGLIATHAALTRIGDPYVWGATGPNSFDCSGLMVWAFRQAGKTIPRSSQAQMAGGQPVEKNDLKPGDLVIYYPDAHHVGMYVGDGYVIHASTFGVPVKVEPLDEAGPYNSARRF
- a CDS encoding C40 family peptidase, whose translation is MAKHRLEQPNRGSTVAKKAVIAGSITLGSLAAAAGPALAAPVHTPLGTFEIPALPGAKAPEAKPAPEATPVKKSPAATVEIPNLGQFTVPGIAPEQIPQQFRPQGGGAPLGQPQLTAGQKAVKAAESKIGAPYSYGSAGPNAFDCSGLVYWSYKQAGKNIPRDSYGQLGGGRAVSYSEAKPGDVMIFNGGGHAGIYVGNGQFVHSSNYGTPVKRDAVKEWTLTGIRRY
- a CDS encoding DEDD exonuclease domain-containing protein, whose product is MSVDRTSVRRVTQTSVDGSPAGQLTFADLEAADQGATGETSNEFSDRSLFETTLVVVDLETTGSDPVRDRITEIGAVKIRGGEVVGEFATLVDPGRPIPPQIVTLTGITTAMLTDAPRIESVLPSFFEFARGSILVAHNARFDMGFLRQNAIRLHLPWTFSLSLCTVTMARRILSRDEAPTVKLSALADLFDVSVRPTHRALDDARATVEVFHRLLERVGNQGIATVGDLTSYLPKTDPRLRAKRALADHVPARPGVYLFRGPSNEVLYVGTAVDLRRRVRSYFSGNDPRRRIAEMVLLAQRVDVVECSHALEAAVRELRLLGAHAPAYNRRSTQPHKGWWVTLTEERFPRLKVSRTPTDESIGPVGNRNNAATVADVISAAAGLRTCTTRLGATGYHWCPEADGRRRPGSCRAATAQPQTVPDYSPRVTAARRLMRGEADELLDGLTARLTDLAQAHMFETAARHRDRLALTIDALARCQRLAALCAIAEIVVARPDGERGWQFAVIRYGRLAAAGRARRGVSPMPVVDALVAAAETVLPGPGPLRGAPAEEVGLVYRWMTEPGARIVSTSEPVALPAGSAERRLGWSQSAHDARAARPVADSRTRQAS
- a CDS encoding Lrp/AsnC family transcriptional regulator — its product is MITAIVLIQADIHRIPETAQAVADIPGVEEVYSCAGDVDLIAKIRVRDHEQIATVVTGQINRLPGVLKSATHIAFRSYSSSDVEGGFSIGEN
- the trpD gene encoding anthranilate phosphoribosyltransferase, which encodes MSTAQSDFSWPQILGKVTDRLDLDADEAAWAMNEIMTDSATGAQIAAFGVGVKMKGAAPAELLGLSRAMLDHATLVDVTRPAVDVVGTGGDRSHTVNISTMTSIVIAASGVAVVKHGNRAASSKSGGADVLEALGVDISLDAAAVAQCVSELGIGFCFAPVFHPAFRFTGPPRKEIGIPTVFNVLGPLTNPATPSRGLIGCAFADLAPVLARAFAERGGSALVVRGDDGLDELTTTTTSTVWQVVAGQVNELTVDPTDLGIARVELSALQGGDATVNAAIARELLAGTTGPVRDAVLLNSAGAIVAFEQEAPMSSAELTDALGAAKERAADAIDNGAAADLLQRWAELSGRLAAPA
- a CDS encoding cytochrome c oxidase subunit 3, which gives rise to MTSAVGTSGTAITSRVHSLNRPNMVSVGTIVWLSSELMFFAGLFAMYFVARANSAVGWPPPPTELNLALAIPVTTILILSSVTCQMGVFAAERGDVFGLRRWYVITLIMGTIFVIGQAYEYTVLVGHGTTLASDAYGSVFYMTTGFHGLHVIGGLIAFVYLLIRTKLSKFTPAQATAAIVVSYYWHFVDIVWIGLFVTIYFIR
- a CDS encoding c-type cytochrome, which gives rise to MSSSPPRPSDSGTEVGPDASARRSAARDAGRRAKARRKLRRRAGGTIVLLAGLVMAGVLASVLTPEPQVAVADESNAAMIDDGRKLYETSCITCHGANLQGVPERGPALLGVGDAAVYFQVSTGRMPAARGEAQAQRKPAKFTTEQIDQLGAYIQAEGGGPQVPRNADGTVAMESLRGDSIGRGSELFRLNCASCHNFTGRGGALSSGKFAPNLDGVNEAQIYTAMLTGPQNMPKFSNRQLDPEEKRDVIAYVKYVSEAKPSGGLGLGGFGPVSEGMVMWFVGVIAIVAGAMWMGSRA
- a CDS encoding ubiquinol-cytochrome c reductase iron-sulfur subunit, producing MSANDKDVPSRDELEQMSTDELVKLGTNLDGVEIIHRSERYSVPGTKVEKRAERQVAIWFTVAGVSALACLGIFLFNHWEFALPDDPNYWWYTFNTPLLGVTFGLSVFAIGVALILITKKFIPAEISVQDRHDGGSTEVDKKTIVGLLQDTGATSTLGRRKMIIGSAGFGLGAFAVTGLVAFLGGFIKNPWAEGPDSPLWHSGWSPIYNPPEAPNETIYLRRDTGNPFQVALVRPEDLDAGGMETVFPWRRSDGFGESEHSRHLLEEGLHQVRNPVMLIRLRPEDAARAVKRKGQESFNYGDYFAYTKVCSHLGCPASLYEQRSNRILCPCHQSQFDALEYAKPIFGPAARALAQLPITVNNEGYLVAAGDFIEPVGPAFWERKS
- a CDS encoding cytochrome b; this encodes MSIAERLGTQAEEVDSRYHLAAGMRRQINKVFPTHWSFMLGEIALYSFIILLVSGVYLSLFFDPSMTRVVYDGAYQPLNGVMMTKAYETTLNISFEVRGGLFVRQIHHWAALLFAASIIIHMMRIFFTGAFRRPREANWIIGCLLLILAMFEGFFGYSLPDDLLSGTGVRAAMSGIVLGIPVVGTWIHWALFGGDFPGVIIIPRLYVLHILLFPGIILALIGAHLALVWYQKHTQFPGPGRTEKNVVGVRIMPVFAAKAGAMFAFVTGVLAIMSGVFQINPVWNIGPYNPAQVSAGSQPDIYMMWTDGLIRLFPAWELYLGNYTVPMSNWVVLIMTIIFGLMFAYPWIEKKLTGDDAHHNLLQRPRDTPVRTAIGSMAVSFYILLTIACMNDIIAFKFHISLNATTWIGRIGLIVLPPLVYFIAYRWALSLQRSDREVLAHGIETGIIKRLPQGEYIEVHQPLGPVDSHGHPIPLPYEGAALPKRMNKLGSAGAPGTGSILTADPPEEQLRNVELEHEIEAGERKALRELQAKGGNPFGE